One Fontisphaera persica DNA window includes the following coding sequences:
- a CDS encoding RHS repeat-associated core domain-containing protein, translating to MGNWPLLLRPPLLLPTPGRWLSRDPLEEKGGLHLYAFVLNDPINDFDIYGLWTKEGVLKYLCCCRRWVVDDCLAKKTVIGFDEIKVTYDKYEKKQNGKKGKYLGKHEYYLAGKNDGRIWVDNTLSDGDAAATLLHECEHDRITAPSVVEEEVQVRIAEEWFRIQMGLPEAEPGFRTSISLCIVPLSLTVPNQEAITKWVEQAYAHRNPDSPFIYENRKEDVKGKKVVSGWKCPDAAQ from the coding sequence TTGGGAAACTGGCCTCTCTTATTACGGCCACCGCTACTACTCCCCACCCCCGGCCGCTGGCTAAGCCGCGATCCACTCGAGGAAAAAGGTGGGCTGCATCTCTATGCATTCGTCCTGAATGACCCAATCAACGATTTCGACATCTATGGCCTGTGGACCAAGGAGGGCGTTCTAAAATACCTGTGCTGCTGTCGCAGGTGGGTCGTGGACGACTGTCTCGCAAAGAAAACAGTCATCGGTTTCGATGAAATCAAAGTCACGTATGACAAATACGAGAAGAAGCAGAACGGGAAGAAGGGAAAGTATCTTGGGAAGCACGAATACTATCTGGCAGGGAAGAACGACGGGAGAATCTGGGTGGACAACACGTTGAGCGACGGTGATGCTGCTGCGACGTTGCTCCACGAATGCGAACACGACAGGATCACTGCCCCCAGTGTCGTTGAGGAGGAGGTGCAAGTGCGTATTGCTGAAGAGTGGTTTCGGATTCAGATGGGTTTGCCAGAGGCAGAACCCGGATTCCGGACATCCATTTCCCTTTGTATCGTTCCCCTTTCGCTGACCGTCCCGAATCAAGAGGCCATTACGAAGTGGGTCGAGCAAGCCTACGCACACAGAAATCCGGACTCGCCATTTATCTATGAGAACCGGAAGGAGGATGTTAAGGGCAAGAAAGTGGTCAGCGGATGGAAATGTCCGGACGCAGCCCAGTAG
- a CDS encoding RHS repeat-associated core domain-containing protein, whose translation MIHNGPDAGVYFPVYDGNGNVVGLVNGATGAWAAEYEYGPFGEPIRATGPVALVNPFRFSTKFCDDETGQYYYGHRYYHPHTGRWLSRDPIGEGGGLNLYGLVNNQPVHFVDPHGLWGIKIGRVHLGWGEPTYVFDREVWQEIKERWHTGLDAIGVIEPTPLADGLNALLYAMEGGWGNAGISAVGMVPFLGDGAKLCKYIGKYGAKAAERGLLSRTSGEPRKAACSSESKRPSNATEV comes from the coding sequence GTGATACACAACGGCCCGGATGCAGGGGTGTATTTTCCGGTGTATGACGGCAACGGGAATGTGGTGGGGCTGGTGAATGGCGCAACCGGAGCATGGGCGGCGGAGTATGAGTATGGGCCGTTTGGGGAGCCGATTCGCGCCACCGGGCCGGTGGCGTTAGTGAATCCGTTCCGGTTTTCGACGAAGTTTTGTGACGACGAGACGGGGCAGTATTACTACGGCCACCGTTACTACCATCCCCACACTGGCAGGTGGCTCAGCCGCGACCCAATTGGAGAAGGAGGTGGACTGAACTTGTATGGGCTGGTGAACAACCAACCGGTCCACTTCGTGGACCCGCACGGGCTTTGGGGCATCAAGATTGGCCGTGTGCACCTTGGTTGGGGCGAGCCCACGTATGTGTTCGACCGGGAGGTATGGCAAGAAATCAAGGAGCGGTGGCACACCGGCTTGGATGCGATAGGGGTCATTGAGCCGACCCCGTTGGCCGACGGTTTGAACGCCCTTCTTTATGCCATGGAAGGGGGATGGGGCAATGCGGGAATCAGCGCGGTGGGCATGGTGCCTTTCCTGGGTGACGGGGCCAAGCTGTGCAAGTATATTGGCAAATATGGTGCTAAAGCCGCAGAAAGGGGACTCCTTAGCAGGACCTCCGGGGAGCCACGGAAAGCGGCCTGTTCCAGCGAATCCAAACGGCCTTCCAACGCAACGGAGGTGTGA
- a CDS encoding RHS repeat-associated core domain-containing protein encodes MRTHVWGGFVGDDARGGGVGGLVATVIHNGPNAGVYFAVYDGNGNVMGYVRASDGGVVAQYEYGPFGELLRATGPWRRPSIISSPPNTLTGKPASLTTATATTPHPGRWLSRDPIGEVGGLNRYGFGSNDPNNNVDPFGLQILRKHPHEYDAID; translated from the coding sequence GTGCGCACGCACGTGTGGGGTGGATTTGTCGGGGACGACGCACGGGGCGGGGGCGTGGGTGGTTTGGTGGCGACGGTGATTCACAATGGCCCGAATGCGGGGGTGTATTTTGCGGTGTATGACGGGAATGGGAATGTGATGGGCTACGTACGGGCCTCTGACGGTGGCGTGGTGGCCCAATACGAATACGGCCCGTTTGGCGAGCTTCTCCGCGCCACCGGCCCCTGGCGCAGACCTTCAATCATCTCTTCTCCACCAAATACTTTGACTGGGAAACCGGCCTCTCTTACTACGGCCACCGCTACTACTCCCCACCCCGGCCGGTGGCTCTCCCGCGATCCGATTGGAGAAGTGGGTGGGTTGAACCGCTACGGTTTTGGTAGCAATGATCCAAATAACAACGTTGATCCTTTTGGTCTTCAAATATTGAGGAAACACCCTCATGAATATGATGCCATTGATTGA
- a CDS encoding ankyrin repeat domain-containing protein, producing the protein MQRLLCVLSICLLCSCNQTNPNIDLLDAAEAGNLPGVKAALRAGANVNYSSPVKFGWTPLLAAVFHNNTNVIPELLAAGADINLASKDGETPLMMAVSRGDDSVGLVKYLIDKGADINRKDNSGRTVIDLANALPPKPKIVGVLAEAQRTGQLSISPTAQTNTAR; encoded by the coding sequence ATGCAAAGACTGTTATGCGTTCTTTCGATCTGTCTGCTGTGCTCCTGTAACCAGACCAACCCGAATATCGACCTGCTGGATGCTGCTGAGGCGGGCAACCTTCCGGGAGTCAAGGCGGCGCTGAGGGCAGGTGCAAACGTGAACTACTCGTCTCCTGTGAAGTTCGGCTGGACACCGTTGCTGGCGGCTGTGTTTCACAATAACACGAACGTCATACCAGAGTTGCTCGCCGCTGGCGCAGATATAAACTTAGCGTCAAAAGACGGGGAGACGCCGTTGATGATGGCAGTGAGTCGGGGTGATGATTCTGTTGGGCTTGTGAAATACCTGATCGACAAAGGTGCCGATATAAACCGCAAAGACAACTCAGGCCGAACCGTCATTGACTTGGCAAACGCTCTCCCACCAAAACCAAAGATTGTTGGGGTATTAGCAGAAGCCCAAAGGACGGGACAACTCAGCATATCGCCGACTGCACAAACGAACACGGCACGTTGA